A single region of the Bacteroidales bacterium genome encodes:
- a CDS encoding tetratricopeptide repeat protein: MLKLKTYIVIFLLTFVFIAANAQINQHSVDSMERKLRTANDTTKIIILNNLSILCFSSTAKSEYYANKALTLSRKIKNEKFEAYTLIYIGYINLFRSNYKKAIEYAETGLKISEKNNYKKCIAMATDYIGKAYYYLGDYNRALNYFQLSLAAYRKVENSKSDTVGIYLYLGYIFFDQKNYDKALSYFLNALKKEKENGSYYSRLNIKIGDIYNDWGRYKEALGYYKKIIEVSLKSGDKLIAAYNMNRAGEIYLKINEYKPANEYATKALKILSELRDSTGIQASMSILGNTYKKQKQYGKAFYYLKRAVEICQRTNYKQQVADNLFSIGELCFETKDYDNAIENFNSSLEMSKKLNSRKNIFKNYEALSKIYLAKGNYKEAYKYEQLYTSVKDSVFNENINKQITEIQTKFETEKKEKEILKLNKEKEIKEATISQHKQFRNYLIVCFVLLLLVLFIIYNRYRLKQKLRHEKQLVELEQKALRMQMNPHFIFNALNSISLFISNKDELSANDYLIRFAKLMRQTLENSGKPLITIRQEVEALKYYLDLEQLRFADKFDFNINIDSKIEQEAMLIPPLLLQPIVENAILHGIFPKKTKGKIDITLELNGNNKITCKIEDDGVGRNYKLKSNSYESIGMKVTAERLRIINHANKKEMQLHVFDIKDENNNPEGTRVEFNLPVLMT, translated from the coding sequence ATGCTCAAATTAAAAACATATATTGTAATTTTCTTATTAACATTTGTTTTCATTGCTGCAAATGCTCAAATAAATCAACACTCAGTTGACAGCATGGAAAGAAAACTGAGAACTGCAAACGATACAACCAAAATAATTATTTTAAATAATTTATCCATTCTTTGTTTTTCTTCAACGGCTAAAAGCGAATACTATGCAAATAAAGCATTGACGCTTTCAAGAAAAATAAAAAATGAAAAATTTGAAGCTTATACGCTGATTTACATAGGATATATTAACTTATTTAGAAGTAATTATAAAAAAGCCATAGAATATGCTGAAACGGGACTTAAAATAAGCGAAAAAAATAATTATAAAAAATGTATTGCAATGGCAACTGACTACATTGGCAAAGCATATTACTATCTTGGCGATTACAACAGGGCATTAAATTATTTTCAGTTATCATTAGCGGCATATAGAAAAGTCGAAAACAGTAAAAGTGATACAGTAGGTATTTATCTTTATCTTGGATATATTTTTTTTGATCAAAAAAATTACGATAAAGCTCTTAGTTATTTTCTTAATGCATTAAAAAAAGAAAAAGAAAACGGAAGCTATTATTCTCGTTTAAATATTAAAATTGGCGATATATATAATGACTGGGGCAGATATAAAGAAGCACTCGGATATTATAAAAAAATAATTGAAGTTAGTTTGAAAAGTGGTGATAAGCTTATTGCTGCATATAATATGAACAGAGCAGGAGAAATTTATTTAAAAATCAATGAATATAAACCGGCTAATGAATATGCAACAAAAGCATTGAAAATATTAAGCGAATTACGTGATAGTACTGGTATACAGGCATCGATGAGTATTTTGGGGAACACTTATAAAAAGCAAAAGCAATACGGCAAAGCATTTTATTATTTAAAAAGAGCAGTTGAAATATGCCAGAGAACAAACTATAAGCAGCAAGTGGCAGATAATTTATTCAGCATCGGCGAACTTTGTTTTGAAACGAAGGACTATGATAATGCAATAGAAAATTTCAACAGTAGTTTGGAAATGTCAAAGAAACTTAATTCGCGAAAAAACATTTTTAAAAATTACGAAGCACTGTCAAAAATTTATTTGGCAAAAGGCAATTATAAAGAGGCATACAAGTACGAACAATTATATACAAGCGTAAAAGATTCGGTATTTAACGAAAACATAAACAAGCAGATTACCGAAATACAAACAAAATTTGAAACCGAAAAGAAAGAAAAAGAAATATTAAAACTTAATAAGGAAAAAGAAATAAAAGAGGCTACCATAAGCCAGCATAAACAATTTCGCAATTATTTAATTGTATGCTTCGTACTTTTATTATTAGTACTTTTCATTATTTATAATCGCTATAGATTAAAGCAAAAGCTGCGACACGAGAAGCAACTTGTGGAGCTTGAGCAAAAAGCACTTCGTATGCAAATGAATCCTCATTTTATATTTAACGCATTAAATTCTATAAGTTTATTTATATCGAACAAAGATGAATTATCGGCAAATGATTATCTTATAAGGTTTGCAAAACTTATGAGGCAAACATTGGAAAATTCAGGTAAACCGTTAATCACTATTCGGCAGGAAGTTGAAGCATTGAAATATTATCTTGATTTGGAACAATTGCGGTTTGCAGATAAATTTGATTTTAATATTAATATTGATTCTAAAATCGAACAGGAAGCCATGTTAATACCACCATTGCTGCTACAGCCAATTGTTGAAAACGCCATATTACACGGAATATTTCCTAAAAAAACAAAAGGGAAAATAGACATTACGCTTGAGCTGAATGGTAACAATAAAATAACATGTAAAATAGAAGATGATGGAGTAGGAAGAAATTACAAACTCAAAAGCAACTCGTATGAATCAATAGGAATGAAGGTAACTGCGGAGCGTTTGAGAATTATAAATCATGCAAATAAAAAAGAAATGCAGTTGCATGTATTTGACATTAAAGACGAAAATAATAATCCGGAGGGAACAAGAGTGGAGTTTAATTTACCTGTATTGATGACGTGA
- a CDS encoding response regulator transcription factor — MEKKIKIIVADDHEIYRKGIVEIIKSLSNTELIAEAADGQELLNLVNKNQVDVVFTDIKMPIMNGIEATREILSKYPSIKVIALTMFGDDKFLRNMIDAGAKGFLLKNTNSKEINTAINNVIKGATYYSVNFLLSAFKKVYGVKSKDKDSEPENIRFTDMEYKIIRFIAKGKSFDEIGKVLNIKFNTVKNYVYPLFKKTSSKNKAELIVYALKNRLIEMEDLDIENEELILETFTF; from the coding sequence ATGGAAAAGAAAATAAAAATTATTGTGGCAGATGACCACGAAATATACCGCAAAGGTATAGTGGAAATCATTAAAAGTTTGAGCAATACTGAGCTTATTGCTGAAGCTGCTGATGGTCAGGAATTACTTAATCTGGTAAACAAGAATCAGGTTGATGTTGTTTTTACCGATATAAAAATGCCCATAATGAACGGCATTGAGGCAACAAGGGAAATACTGAGTAAATACCCTTCAATTAAAGTAATTGCGTTAACCATGTTCGGAGATGATAAATTTCTTCGTAATATGATTGATGCCGGAGCAAAAGGATTTCTGTTGAAAAATACCAACAGCAAAGAAATCAATACCGCCATCAATAATGTCATTAAAGGTGCTACGTATTATTCTGTAAATTTCCTTTTATCAGCTTTTAAAAAAGTTTATGGAGTTAAAAGTAAAGATAAGGACAGCGAACCCGAAAACATAAGGTTTACCGACATGGAATATAAAATAATTAGATTCATAGCAAAAGGAAAATCGTTTGATGAAATAGGCAAAGTTCTAAACATAAAATTTAATACGGTGAAAAATTATGTTTATCCTTTGTTTAAAAAAACTTCATCAAAAAACAAAGCCGAACTTATTGTTTACGCATTAAAAAACCGACTGATTGAAATGGAAGATTTAGATATCGAAAATGAAGAATTGATTTTGGAAACTTTTACTTTCTGA
- a CDS encoding T9SS type A sorting domain-containing protein, with product MKTKFTLKIIFIICILYNVANAQTYTSVANGSWLNPLIWSPTPPAPFFVPILGVNATAVIINTNVTVDTVFTYTTGTLTINKGKSLSEGTKPRGFLVNGGTFTNNGTFNFNSFGSQAGTATNHGVMNINFVFYNNINFLNDSNILGVDSFQNDKVITNTNKAHIVASKFLNNKTIVNNGVIDATDFLNADSLYNNGRLNFTNFTNSQKCINDSLIIFNDFINFGNFENNDEIQGNRDFLNWGFFNNKNYNSFVSIARNFLNVDSTLHKAVFNNDGYVHIAHDWLNIDTVKGTTGQFQIGDSTANLGYMKGSFDFCDSTPPPSSPYIDFNSGTIDPGITYCLNVKTADYSISKQIKIYPNPVNDFLRIENGGNELRLIEVYDLLGNIALQSNYKNIIDVSQLPDGIYLINIIDVKYNSVKSKLVVEH from the coding sequence ATGAAAACAAAATTTACTCTGAAAATCATTTTTATTATTTGCATTCTCTACAATGTTGCAAATGCACAAACTTATACATCGGTTGCAAACGGAAGCTGGTTGAATCCATTAATATGGAGCCCTACACCTCCAGCTCCATTTTTTGTTCCAATACTTGGTGTTAATGCTACGGCTGTGATTATTAACACTAATGTTACCGTTGATACGGTTTTTACATACACAACCGGTACTTTAACTATTAACAAAGGAAAATCATTAAGTGAAGGAACAAAGCCAAGAGGTTTTTTGGTGAACGGAGGAACTTTTACCAATAACGGAACTTTTAATTTTAACTCTTTTGGTTCGCAAGCCGGAACTGCCACTAACCATGGTGTGATGAATATTAATTTTGTATTTTATAATAATATTAATTTTTTAAACGACAGCAATATTCTCGGTGTTGACAGTTTTCAGAATGACAAAGTAATTACAAACACCAATAAAGCTCACATTGTTGCGAGCAAATTTCTTAATAATAAAACTATTGTAAATAATGGGGTAATTGATGCCACCGACTTTTTAAATGCCGATAGTTTATATAACAATGGGAGATTGAATTTTACGAATTTTACAAATTCACAAAAATGTATAAACGACAGTTTGATAATTTTTAATGATTTTATCAATTTCGGAAATTTTGAAAATAATGATGAAATTCAGGGGAATCGCGATTTTTTAAACTGGGGATTTTTTAATAATAAAAATTATAACAGTTTCGTTTCAATTGCCCGCAATTTCCTTAATGTGGATTCTACGCTTCATAAAGCTGTTTTTAACAACGATGGTTATGTTCATATCGCACATGATTGGTTAAATATTGATACTGTTAAAGGAACAACAGGGCAATTTCAAATTGGCGACTCAACAGCAAATTTAGGTTACATGAAAGGTTCATTCGATTTCTGTGATTCAACACCACCGCCAAGTTCACCATATATTGATTTTAATTCCGGTACTATCGACCCGGGTATAACTTATTGCCTTAATGTAAAAACAGCAGATTACAGCATTTCAAAGCAAATTAAAATTTATCCTAATCCCGTAAATGATTTTTTAAGAATCGAAAACGGAGGCAATGAATTACGACTTATTGAAGTTTATGATTTGCTTGGCAATATTGCTTTGCAAAGCAATTACAAAAACATAATTGATGTATCGCAACTGCCCGATGGTATTTATTTGATAAATATTATTGACGTGAAATACAACTCCGTGAAATCAAAACTTGTTGTTGAACACTGA
- the bioB gene encoding biotin synthase BioB → MMKNRRKIEEVREIYNKPLLELVYDAASVHRRFHSPEKIKISTLISVKTGECIEDCAYCAQSLHYDTGIKPQKIMSTGEVIEKAMKAKKSGATRICLSTSWRNAEGNENIENIIEMAKEVQKLDMDVCCTLGMVNKENAAKLLKAGISGYNHNLDTSRNFYPEIITTRTYDARLETINNLIDAGMPYCSGGIIGMGESNEDRINLLHTLATQKKHPFNFPVNALVPVKGTPLENQPLVSVWEIVRMIATARIILPESNISLAAGRINMTQEGQALCFLAGANSVFIGEKLLTTANTKIEDDIKLFEILGLKDEN, encoded by the coding sequence ATGATGAAAAACAGAAGAAAAATAGAAGAAGTAAGAGAAATTTACAATAAGCCGTTGTTGGAATTGGTTTATGACGCAGCAAGCGTTCATCGAAGATTTCATTCTCCCGAAAAAATAAAAATAAGCACTTTGATTTCGGTTAAGACAGGTGAATGTATTGAAGATTGTGCTTATTGTGCTCAATCGCTGCATTATGATACCGGAATAAAACCGCAGAAAATTATGAGTACCGGTGAAGTGATTGAAAAAGCCATGAAAGCAAAAAAATCGGGAGCTACAAGAATTTGCCTGAGTACTTCATGGAGAAATGCTGAAGGAAACGAAAACATTGAAAATATAATCGAAATGGCTAAAGAAGTGCAAAAACTCGACATGGATGTTTGCTGCACTTTGGGAATGGTAAATAAAGAAAATGCCGCAAAATTGCTGAAAGCAGGTATATCGGGATATAATCATAATCTTGATACTTCGAGAAATTTTTATCCCGAAATTATTACAACAAGAACTTATGATGCTCGTCTGGAGACAATAAATAATTTAATTGATGCAGGAATGCCTTATTGTTCGGGTGGAATAATAGGAATGGGCGAAAGCAATGAGGACAGAATAAATTTACTGCATACACTTGCAACACAAAAAAAACATCCGTTCAATTTTCCTGTAAATGCATTAGTTCCGGTAAAAGGAACGCCGCTTGAAAATCAACCATTAGTTTCGGTATGGGAAATTGTCCGAATGATAGCTACTGCACGCATAATTTTACCCGAGTCAAATATTTCGCTTGCTGCCGGAAGAATAAACATGACACAGGAAGGACAGGCATTATGTTTTCTTGCAGGAGCCAATTCCGTATTTATAGGTGAAAAACTTCTTACCACAGCAAATACAAAAATTGAAGATGATATAAAATTGTTTGAGATATTAGGTTTAAAGGATGAAAATTAA
- a CDS encoding carboxypeptidase-like regulatory domain-containing protein: protein MKFKFYILFFASIIFTSVFAQEKDMRLVQFSGVVVRSPDLRPVSFTSIVIRGTNRGTITDYNGFFSFVAKPNEIIEFSAVGFKKEHFRIPDTVANNRYSLIQVMTVDTIMLKTTVIYPWPTYEQFKQVFTKVKIPDDDMERARKNLEVQAMKQKMQEMPMSATANYRNYIQQQTNKLYYAGQLPPNNLLNPLAWAQFIKAWQNGEFFKQ, encoded by the coding sequence ATGAAATTCAAATTTTATATTTTATTTTTTGCTTCGATAATTTTCACAAGTGTTTTTGCACAGGAGAAAGACATGCGGTTGGTGCAGTTTTCGGGAGTTGTTGTCAGAAGTCCCGATTTAAGACCGGTTTCGTTTACCAGTATAGTTATTAGAGGCACAAACAGAGGAACAATAACCGATTACAACGGTTTTTTTTCTTTTGTAGCAAAACCCAATGAAATTATTGAATTTTCGGCAGTAGGTTTTAAAAAAGAACATTTCCGAATTCCCGATACAGTTGCAAACAACCGCTATTCATTAATTCAGGTAATGACTGTTGATACCATAATGCTCAAGACAACTGTAATATATCCATGGCCCACTTACGAACAATTCAAACAGGTTTTCACAAAAGTTAAAATTCCTGATGATGATATGGAAAGAGCAAGAAAAAATCTTGAAGTTCAGGCAATGAAGCAGAAAATGCAGGAAATGCCAATGTCGGCTACTGCCAATTACAGAAACTACATACAGCAACAAACAAACAAATTATATTATGCAGGGCAGTTGCCGCCGAATAATCTTCTTAATCCGCTTGCATGGGCGCAATTCATTAAGGCATGGCAAAACGGTGAATTCTTTAAGCAGTAA
- a CDS encoding pyridoxal phosphate-dependent aminotransferase, translating into MKDTPINYEIVSKLIKESKIYNIGKASIREVKKLIDNIENESGKKFIRMEMGIPGLPANKLATEAEIEALKKGVASVYPDVEGISVFKNEVSRFVKLFLDVDVNPQGCVPTTGSIEASLVSIITTARTDEKKNTTLLIDPGFPLHKQQCKMLGVNYECFDVYNYRGDKLKDKIESYLKKGNISSILYSNPNNPSWICFNDKELKIIGDLANKYNVFVFEDLAYFGMDFRKNYSKPAQPPFQPTVAKYTDNYILLISCSKLFSYAGQRMGMMVISDKLFNLKIPNLLKYFTSDIFGIAITYGAVYYTTAGSTHSTQYAIAAVLKACNDGKINLIEEVREYGEKARIMKKMFTDNGFKIVYDKDEDVPIADGFYFTLSYPGFTGEELLVELFYYGISAISLTITGSERTEGIRACVSLVDKNQFPELEYRLKRFKELHS; encoded by the coding sequence ATGAAAGATACACCAATTAATTATGAGATTGTATCAAAATTAATTAAAGAAAGTAAAATATATAATATTGGTAAAGCCTCGATTAGAGAAGTAAAGAAGTTAATTGACAATATAGAAAATGAATCTGGGAAAAAATTCATTCGCATGGAAATGGGCATTCCGGGCTTGCCTGCAAACAAACTTGCCACTGAAGCCGAAATCGAAGCATTAAAAAAAGGTGTTGCATCAGTATATCCCGATGTTGAAGGAATTTCTGTTTTTAAAAATGAGGTCTCAAGGTTTGTAAAATTATTTCTTGATGTAGATGTTAACCCGCAGGGGTGTGTTCCCACCACCGGTTCGATAGAAGCCAGTTTAGTAAGTATTATCACAACTGCAAGAACAGATGAGAAAAAAAATACAACCCTTTTGATTGACCCCGGATTTCCTTTGCACAAACAACAATGCAAAATGCTGGGAGTTAATTATGAATGTTTCGATGTTTATAATTACAGAGGCGATAAACTTAAAGATAAAATCGAATCGTATCTTAAAAAAGGGAATATATCTTCCATCCTGTATTCAAATCCAAACAATCCTTCATGGATTTGCTTCAATGATAAAGAGCTTAAAATAATAGGTGATTTAGCAAACAAATACAATGTTTTTGTTTTTGAAGACCTTGCATATTTCGGCATGGATTTCAGAAAAAATTATTCAAAGCCGGCACAGCCACCATTCCAGCCCACTGTTGCGAAATATACCGATAATTACATCTTATTAATTTCCTGCTCCAAATTATTCAGCTATGCAGGTCAAAGAATGGGAATGATGGTTATTTCCGATAAGCTCTTTAATCTTAAAATTCCAAATCTGCTGAAGTATTTTACATCGGATATATTTGGCATAGCTATAACTTATGGAGCAGTTTATTACACAACTGCCGGCTCTACTCATTCTACACAATATGCAATTGCTGCGGTACTCAAAGCATGCAACGACGGCAAAATAAACCTGATAGAAGAAGTGAGGGAATATGGCGAAAAAGCCAGAATAATGAAAAAAATGTTTACCGACAATGGTTTTAAAATTGTTTACGACAAAGATGAAGATGTACCTATTGCTGATGGTTTTTATTTTACTTTGTCATATCCCGGATTTACTGGTGAAGAATTACTTGTTGAACTTTTCTATTACGGCATAAGTGCAATTTCATTAACAATTACCGGAAGTGAAAGAACAGAAGGCATAAGAGCTTGTGTTTCATTGGTTGATAAGAACCAATTCCCCGAACTTGAATACCGGCTTAAAAGATTTAAAGAACTTCATTCCTGA
- a CDS encoding N-acetylmuramoyl-L-alanine amidase, protein MENNFLWLLDNGHSKVTLGKRSPVMEDGKRFYEYEFNRDIVRRISRQLISCGIRHHILVPETAIEINIRERLNRVNSVISELPKILVSIHSNAFGNGMNWENIDGIETFYYNKNPNSKIVASIFHETLVKKLNWTDRGLKTKTNDKNGKLIEPYLLKQHIPSIMTATGFYTNKDECIKLLSDLWRERIANAHFEAIKKNEENFKKSLLFQPEMYYAI, encoded by the coding sequence ATGGAAAATAATTTTTTATGGCTCCTTGACAACGGACATTCAAAAGTAACTCTTGGCAAGCGTTCGCCTGTTATGGAAGATGGTAAAAGATTTTATGAATATGAGTTCAACAGGGATATTGTGCGAAGAATTTCGCGTCAACTTATAAGTTGTGGCATTCGTCATCACATACTTGTTCCCGAAACCGCCATTGAAATCAATATTAGAGAAAGGTTAAACAGGGTAAACAGCGTAATTTCAGAATTGCCCAAAATTTTAGTTTCAATACACAGCAATGCTTTTGGCAATGGAATGAATTGGGAAAACATTGATGGGATTGAAACTTTTTACTATAATAAAAATCCAAACAGTAAAATTGTTGCTTCCATCTTTCATGAAACATTGGTAAAAAAACTGAACTGGACAGACAGAGGGCTTAAAACCAAAACTAATGATAAAAACGGCAAGCTTATAGAACCTTACCTTCTTAAACAGCATATTCCTTCAATAATGACTGCAACCGGATTTTACACCAACAAAGACGAATGCATAAAGCTATTATCGGATTTGTGGCGTGAGAGAATTGCAAATGCCCATTTTGAAGCAATTAAAAAAAACGAAGAAAATTTCAAAAAATCATTATTATTTCAACCGGAAATGTACTATGCAATTTAA
- a CDS encoding tetratricopeptide repeat protein has protein sequence MAIFITHTIRYITITFLFIASITCLNAQISQHSVDSMERKLRTANDTTKIIILNNLSILCFSSTAKSEYYANKALMLSKKIKNQKYEAYTLIYTFSYIYILKNNYRKLLECAKKELQISKAINYETGIALANYYIGTANCYMGNNDSALIYFNKSLTNYRKLKSNDTIKIYYFIGFIYYSQKNYEKSLTYFLTALKKEKENGSYYTRLNGYIGDVYKDWGRYKEALGYYKKIIEVSLKSGDKLVAAYNMNRAGEIYLKTNEYKSANEYATKALEILSNLRDSSGIQYSMNILGNTYKKQKQYGKAFYYLKRATGICQRINYQQQVSDNLFSIGELYFETKDYNNAIENFNSSLEISKKLKLRSNIFKNYQALSKIYLAKGNYKEAYKYEQLYTSVKDSVFNENINKQITEIQTKFETEKKEKEILRLTKEKELKDVRTKRNIIILVISFLSILIIIIVLINLLRQKLEKRRMLKRTIETEEKERKRFAEDLHDGLGPLLSTIGLYVNEFDSAKNDEPKKQEIIKYTNELIDEAVNSTRMIARNITPGTVSETGIFNAVQTFCYKVNVSNYVNINITSNDKEKRYDSTVEIILYRVLLELINNTIKHAKAKNINIEFKAKEKSLNVLYTDDGKGFDYKKTINDPKKGMGLNNIINRISSINGVFEYTSKPGEGANVKIEIHSKSYKK, from the coding sequence GTGGCAATCTTTATTACACATACTATCCGTTATATAACCATTACATTCTTATTTATTGCATCAATTACTTGCCTTAATGCTCAAATAAGTCAACATTCAGTTGACAGCATGGAAAGAAAACTGAGAACTGCAAACGATACTACCAAAATAATTATTTTAAATAATTTATCCATTCTTTGTTTTTCTTCAACGGCTAAAAGCGAATACTATGCAAATAAAGCATTGATGCTTTCAAAAAAAATCAAAAATCAAAAATATGAGGCATATACCCTGATTTATACTTTCAGTTATATATATATATTAAAAAATAATTACAGAAAACTATTAGAATGTGCTAAAAAGGAGTTGCAAATAAGTAAAGCAATAAATTACGAAACAGGCATTGCCCTTGCAAATTATTACATCGGTACAGCAAATTGTTATATGGGTAATAATGATAGTGCTTTAATTTATTTTAATAAATCATTAACAAATTATCGGAAATTAAAAAGTAATGACACAATTAAAATTTATTATTTTATCGGCTTTATCTATTATTCTCAAAAGAATTATGAGAAATCGCTAACCTATTTTTTAACTGCATTAAAAAAGGAAAAAGAAAACGGAAGTTATTATACACGTTTAAATGGTTACATTGGCGATGTTTATAAGGATTGGGGCAGATATAAAGAAGCACTTGGATATTATAAAAAAATAATTGAAGTTAGTTTGAAAAGTGGTGATAAACTCGTTGCTGCTTATAACATGAACAGAGCAGGAGAAATTTATTTAAAAACCAATGAATATAAATCGGCTAATGAATATGCAACAAAAGCATTGGAAATTCTAAGTAATTTGCGTGATAGTTCAGGCATACAATATTCAATGAACATTTTGGGAAACACTTATAAAAAGCAAAAGCAATATGGCAAAGCATTTTATTATTTAAAGAGAGCAACCGGAATATGCCAAAGGATAAACTATCAGCAGCAAGTGTCAGATAATTTATTCAGCATCGGCGAACTTTATTTTGAAACGAAGGACTATAATAATGCAATAGAAAATTTCAACAGTAGTTTGGAAATTTCAAAAAAACTTAAATTGCGGAGCAACATTTTTAAAAATTACCAAGCACTGTCAAAAATTTATTTGGCAAAAGGCAATTATAAAGAGGCATACAAATACGAACAATTATATACAAGCGTAAAAGATTCGGTATTTAACGAAAACATAAACAAGCAGATTACCGAAATACAAACAAAATTTGAAACCGAAAAGAAAGAAAAAGAAATTCTGCGTCTCACAAAAGAAAAAGAATTAAAAGATGTAAGAACTAAAAGAAATATTATTATACTTGTTATTTCGTTTTTGTCAATACTGATAATAATAATAGTTTTAATAAATCTTTTGCGTCAGAAACTCGAAAAAAGAAGAATGTTAAAAAGAACCATTGAAACCGAAGAAAAAGAAAGAAAGCGATTTGCCGAAGACCTGCACGATGGGCTTGGACCATTATTATCTACAATAGGACTTTACGTAAATGAATTTGATTCTGCAAAAAACGATGAACCCAAAAAACAGGAAATTATTAAATACACAAATGAATTAATTGACGAAGCAGTTAACAGTACGAGAATGATTGCACGCAACATAACTCCGGGCACAGTGAGCGAAACGGGAATTTTTAATGCAGTTCAAACATTTTGCTATAAAGTAAATGTTTCAAATTATGTAAATATAAATATAACTTCAAATGATAAAGAAAAAAGATACGACAGCACTGTTGAAATAATTTTATACAGAGTGCTTCTTGAATTAATAAACAATACAATTAAGCATGCAAAAGCAAAAAATATAAATATCGAATTTAAAGCTAAAGAAAAATCATTGAACGTTCTTTACACAGATGACGGAAAAGGTTTCGATTACAAAAAAACAATAAATGACCCCAAAAAAGGAATGGGATTGAATAATATTATTAACAGAATAAGTTCCATTAACGGCGTATTTGAATATACAAGCAAACCAGGCGAAGGAGCTAATGTAAAAATTGAAATACATTCAAAAAGTTATAAAAAGTAG